A single Flavobacterium sp. 1 DNA region contains:
- a CDS encoding alpha-L-rhamnosidase C-terminal domain-containing protein, protein MRKENLIRPLLMSKMILLFFLSLHLSAQKKSISFDSTRFSVQQATEINPELLRKPWTAKWISFPDNSNTDYGIYLFRKEISIQTKPEKFIIHVSADNRYKLYINGVYVCNGPARSHLFKWNFESIDISPYLHSGKNIISAIVWNFGWHRPLAQISGHTGFIIQGNTKEENAVNSDNSWVVLKNTAYKTISVNINQYYAAGDGEEFDCEKHPWNWMDTDFDVTEWKQAQVVETGKPVGCMGEWGEPSIHLLSPREIPFMEEKEQRFFKIRRSDIINVPAGFLNGKTPITIAANSKVKLLIDQNVLTTAYPVLNFSKGGKSTIKLTYAESLLDSKGNKGNRNDIENKQITGNSDVIICDGENNRIFQTLWWRTFRYIEMEVETKEEPLVLNDFYSIFSAYPLEEKASFHCDNSQIKDIWNVGWRTQRLCANETFFDCPYYEQLQYIGDARIQALVSTYVSGDFRLTKNAIAVLHESQLPIGITQSRFPSSNLPQIIPPFSLVWVTMVYDYWMLNDDSDFVKAMIPGMQETLNWFRNRIDSNGMLGPVEWWDFVDWTYSKGWDNGNPPATHTGNSSILSLQYVYTLEKAAAIFDTYKMYEIAVEYRDLADKIKTAVFEKCYDSNKGLIADSPEKDTFSQHANILAILTNTFSETTDKAKIVSTLLNDKDLAQCTLYFKFYLFEALEKAGQANQFTAVLTPWRKMVDSGLTTFAETPDPTRSDCHAWSASPVYYFLSLVSGIKPNAPGFKSVRIEPNFGDLKNIDATMPHKLGTIRVKLQKDKNNVSGEITLPIHLDGVFIWKGVQRQLKGGINNINFPAGNSKQ, encoded by the coding sequence ATGAGAAAGGAAAATCTAATTCGTCCTCTTTTAATGAGTAAAATGATACTACTCTTTTTTCTGTCACTACATCTTAGTGCACAGAAAAAGAGTATATCATTTGACAGCACAAGGTTTTCGGTACAACAGGCAACAGAAATCAATCCTGAATTGCTACGCAAGCCCTGGACAGCAAAATGGATTTCATTTCCAGATAATTCTAATACGGATTATGGAATTTATTTATTCAGAAAAGAAATTTCAATACAAACAAAACCTGAAAAATTTATTATTCATGTGTCGGCAGACAATCGCTATAAGCTATATATCAACGGTGTATATGTTTGTAATGGTCCTGCCAGAAGTCATTTGTTTAAATGGAATTTCGAGAGCATAGATATTTCCCCATATCTTCATTCGGGGAAAAATATTATTTCTGCCATAGTATGGAATTTTGGTTGGCATCGTCCTTTAGCCCAGATTTCGGGACATACAGGATTTATCATTCAGGGAAATACGAAGGAAGAGAATGCTGTTAACTCAGATAACAGTTGGGTTGTTTTAAAAAATACGGCATATAAAACTATTTCGGTAAACATAAATCAATATTATGCTGCCGGAGACGGTGAGGAGTTCGATTGTGAGAAGCATCCCTGGAACTGGATGGATACTGATTTTGATGTAACAGAGTGGAAACAAGCCCAGGTGGTGGAAACCGGGAAGCCTGTTGGTTGTATGGGAGAATGGGGAGAGCCTTCAATCCATTTACTTTCACCAAGAGAAATACCTTTTATGGAAGAAAAGGAACAGCGGTTTTTTAAGATCCGTCGTTCTGATATTATCAACGTTCCGGCAGGTTTTCTGAATGGTAAAACACCAATCACTATTGCAGCAAATTCGAAAGTAAAATTACTTATTGATCAAAATGTATTAACAACGGCATACCCCGTACTGAATTTTTCGAAAGGAGGGAAAAGCACAATAAAACTGACTTATGCTGAAAGCTTATTGGATAGTAAGGGAAATAAAGGCAACAGGAATGATATTGAAAACAAACAAATAACAGGCAACTCCGATGTTATCATTTGCGACGGGGAAAACAATAGGATATTCCAGACATTATGGTGGCGGACTTTCAGATATATTGAAATGGAAGTTGAAACAAAAGAGGAACCACTTGTTTTAAACGATTTTTATAGCATTTTTTCAGCATATCCTCTCGAAGAAAAGGCATCGTTTCATTGCGACAATTCCCAAATAAAGGATATTTGGAATGTTGGCTGGCGAACCCAGCGTTTATGTGCCAATGAAACTTTTTTTGATTGCCCATACTACGAGCAGCTTCAATACATTGGTGACGCCCGAATTCAGGCATTAGTCTCAACTTATGTTTCAGGGGATTTCCGATTGACTAAAAATGCAATTGCTGTTTTACACGAATCGCAATTGCCAATAGGCATAACGCAAAGCCGGTTTCCAAGTAGTAACCTACCCCAGATTATTCCACCTTTTTCATTGGTTTGGGTAACAATGGTTTATGATTATTGGATGCTGAATGACGATTCTGATTTTGTTAAGGCGATGATTCCCGGAATGCAGGAAACACTCAATTGGTTTAGAAACCGCATTGATTCCAATGGAATGTTAGGTCCTGTTGAATGGTGGGATTTTGTAGATTGGACATATTCAAAAGGTTGGGACAATGGTAATCCGCCTGCCACACATACCGGAAATTCGTCCATACTCAGTTTGCAATATGTTTACACGCTGGAAAAAGCAGCAGCTATTTTCGATACATACAAAATGTATGAGATTGCTGTTGAATATAGAGATTTGGCGGATAAAATTAAAACTGCTGTTTTTGAAAAATGTTACGATTCGAATAAAGGATTGATTGCCGATTCTCCTGAAAAGGATACTTTTAGTCAACATGCCAATATTTTAGCCATTTTAACCAATACATTTTCTGAAACAACAGATAAAGCTAAAATAGTTAGTACTCTTCTCAACGACAAAGATTTGGCACAATGCACCTTATATTTTAAATTTTACTTGTTCGAAGCGCTTGAGAAAGCCGGGCAAGCCAACCAATTTACAGCGGTACTAACTCCCTGGAGAAAAATGGTAGATAGCGGTTTGACTACTTTTGCCGAGACACCCGACCCTACACGTTCTGATTGTCATGCATGGAGTGCCTCGCCAGTTTATTACTTCTTATCGTTGGTAAGTGGTATAAAACCAAATGCTCCTGGCTTTAAATCCGTAAGGATAGAACCTAATTTTGGAGATTTGAAAAATATTGATGCAACTATGCCGCATAAACTCGGTACTATTCGTGTGAAATTACAAAAAGATAAAAATAATGTTAGTGGTGAAATTACTTTACCAATTCATTTGGACGGAGTTTTCATCTGGAAAGGCGTTCAAAGACAACTAAAAGGAGGTATAAATAATATCAATTTCCCTGCAGGGAATTCAAAACAATAG
- the galA gene encoding beta-galactosidase GalA, with protein MIFKQKIVSILCFSFVLSFIQTEGKAQITQQTPLSKRAKENFDQSWQFHKGDIAIKRAVKAGGYGGLTDVNVKVETNKEAVIAYADVDKAATYKPEDWKEINLPHDWCVEGTFVNDKSIGSAPAVSGYLPGGIGFYRKEFEIPETDKGKKISIEFDGIFRNSTVWVNGQLFGNHQSGYTPSNYDLTDVLRYGNEGKNVILVKVDATEYEGWWYEGCGIYRHVWLNKTNRLHVGRFGTYVTTPSITSDKASVNMKTTIKNEQKEAKNSTLVSKIVDKNGVVLDTKTSTQVIEPFSSTEILQTGDIQKPLLWSPETPNLYKVLTEVFENGNIIDTYETTFGVRTVEINRNGVFLNGKLYPIKGTCNHQDFAGIGVALPDKINWYKLKLLKDMGSNAYRCSHHPPTHELLDMCDQMGLLVLDENRMLSSSEDGIKDLETMLYRDRNHPSIFMWSLENEEAMQGTVMGARILETMVETSHQIDPTRKVTAAMNHARNEGGYSDVLDVVGYNYGDKELAYVKDKENHPDRVMFCTEGTSFVSTRGEYENSWWPQTCSNSILWQPGWGPYPGEDWADVVKYPYLGGLFVWTGFDYRGEPTPFTWPSVASQFGFMDVCGFPKDGYYAYKAAWTDIPTVHIFPHWNWAGKEGQKMPVHCYTNCDEVELFLNGKSIGRQKAVPYKKLIWDLVYKPGKLEARGYKAGKLVTKDIVETTTAPAHVALNSDVNTIKADGCDVAIIKVSIKDAKGRVVPTANNLVKFSIEGPGKIIGVANGNPSSHEPDKASQRMAFNGYCIVLVQSDKQAGEIKIKALSENLKGTEVVIKTIK; from the coding sequence ATGATATTTAAACAAAAAATTGTCTCCATCCTATGTTTCTCCTTTGTATTATCGTTCATACAAACGGAAGGAAAAGCACAGATTACTCAGCAAACACCGCTATCCAAAAGGGCAAAAGAAAATTTTGACCAAAGTTGGCAGTTCCATAAAGGCGACATTGCTATCAAGCGTGCAGTAAAAGCAGGCGGTTATGGAGGCTTAACCGATGTCAATGTAAAAGTGGAAACCAATAAAGAAGCTGTCATTGCTTATGCCGATGTTGATAAAGCGGCTACCTACAAACCCGAGGACTGGAAAGAAATAAATCTTCCACACGATTGGTGTGTAGAAGGAACTTTTGTTAATGATAAATCAATCGGGAGTGCACCTGCCGTTAGCGGCTATTTGCCTGGCGGGATAGGCTTTTACCGAAAAGAATTTGAAATACCGGAAACCGATAAAGGAAAAAAAATATCCATTGAGTTTGACGGAATTTTCAGGAATAGTACCGTTTGGGTAAATGGTCAGCTCTTTGGAAACCACCAAAGTGGCTACACGCCTTCAAACTATGATTTGACTGATGTTTTGCGTTACGGCAACGAAGGCAAAAATGTTATCCTTGTGAAAGTCGACGCTACAGAATACGAAGGTTGGTGGTACGAAGGTTGCGGTATTTACCGCCATGTTTGGCTCAATAAAACCAACCGACTTCATGTTGGCCGTTTTGGAACTTATGTTACCACGCCTTCTATTACTTCTGATAAAGCATCGGTAAACATGAAAACTACAATCAAAAATGAGCAAAAAGAAGCCAAAAACAGTACGCTTGTTTCAAAAATTGTAGATAAAAATGGAGTTGTATTAGATACAAAAACTTCGACTCAAGTAATAGAACCCTTTAGTTCAACAGAAATTTTGCAAACAGGTGATATTCAAAAACCATTGCTTTGGTCGCCAGAAACACCAAATCTTTATAAAGTTCTGACCGAAGTTTTTGAAAACGGAAACATCATAGACACTTATGAAACCACTTTTGGTGTACGAACCGTTGAAATCAATCGCAATGGGGTATTTCTCAACGGAAAATTATATCCTATAAAAGGTACTTGCAACCATCAGGATTTTGCAGGTATTGGTGTAGCCCTTCCGGATAAAATAAACTGGTACAAATTAAAATTGCTTAAAGATATGGGGAGTAATGCCTATCGTTGTTCCCATCACCCACCCACTCACGAACTGCTTGATATGTGTGACCAAATGGGGTTGCTTGTATTGGATGAAAACCGTATGTTGTCGAGTAGCGAAGACGGAATTAAAGATTTGGAAACCATGTTGTACCGAGATCGGAATCATCCTTCCATATTTATGTGGAGCCTGGAAAATGAAGAAGCGATGCAAGGTACGGTAATGGGGGCAAGAATACTGGAAACTATGGTTGAAACAAGTCACCAGATCGATCCGACAAGAAAAGTTACCGCAGCTATGAACCATGCCCGTAACGAAGGGGGATATAGTGATGTGCTGGATGTTGTAGGTTATAATTATGGAGACAAGGAATTGGCGTATGTAAAAGATAAAGAGAATCACCCAGACCGCGTTATGTTTTGTACCGAAGGAACAAGTTTTGTTTCGACCCGTGGCGAATATGAGAATAGTTGGTGGCCGCAGACTTGTTCAAACTCAATTTTATGGCAGCCCGGTTGGGGACCTTATCCGGGAGAAGATTGGGCAGATGTAGTTAAGTATCCTTATTTAGGAGGCCTGTTTGTTTGGACTGGTTTTGATTATCGCGGTGAACCAACGCCATTTACATGGCCTAGTGTAGCTTCTCAATTTGGCTTTATGGATGTTTGTGGTTTTCCAAAAGACGGTTACTATGCTTATAAAGCGGCTTGGACTGATATTCCAACAGTACATATTTTTCCACACTGGAATTGGGCAGGAAAAGAAGGGCAAAAAATGCCGGTACATTGTTATACTAATTGCGACGAAGTAGAATTGTTTTTGAATGGCAAAAGTATAGGGAGGCAAAAAGCAGTTCCTTACAAGAAATTGATTTGGGATTTGGTTTATAAGCCTGGAAAACTCGAAGCACGCGGTTATAAAGCCGGAAAATTAGTTACCAAAGATATAGTTGAAACAACTACAGCTCCTGCTCATGTAGCTCTAAATAGTGATGTAAATACGATAAAAGCGGATGGATGTGATGTAGCCATAATTAAGGTAAGCATAAAAGATGCCAAAGGCCGCGTTGTACCAACAGCCAATAATTTGGTAAAGTTTAGCATTGAAGGACCCGGAAAGATAATTGGTGTAGCTAACGGAAATCCAAGCAGCCACGAACCGGATAAGGCTAGTCAACGTATGGCTTTCAATGGCTATTGCATAGTGCTTGTTCAGTCAGATAAACAGGCTGGAGAAATCAAGATAAAAGCATTGTCAGAAAATCTAAAAGGAACCGAAGTAGTTATTAAAACTATTAAATAA
- a CDS encoding T9SS type A sorting domain-containing protein — MKLMFSMHWAGQQLENLFYAYPFIHLFSGMYFVKISNETQYQIKKFIVTNK; from the coding sequence ATGAAATTGATGTTTTCGATGCATTGGGCAGGACAACAGCTCGAGAACCTGTTTTACGCATATCCATTCATTCATTTATTTAGTGGAATGTATTTCGTGAAAATAAGCAATGAAACGCAATATCAAATTAAAAAATTTATAGTAACCAATAAATAA
- a CDS encoding DUF5916 domain-containing protein yields MKNAMSNRLLQGGQFQDKTRIAIVTKKIFGIQFLFVLLCIFLIPFCLTAQEEPIQVGNDSLKNATKKLLRIYHTSRLSVEKPIIDGKLDDTCWKTGEWTGDYTQWIPNEGAKPSQPTKIKILYDDKNIYVAIRAFDSIPEKISRKAGRRDEFTGDMVGIAFDSYHDRRTGFEFDVSAAGQKIDLLLTNPQNADLNWNAVWSAKTAQEGSAWTAEFEIPLSQLRYSNDSEQVWGLHAWRWINRYQEESDWELQSSTSPGILYLFGELHGIKDLPKSRRIEIMPYLSGKFNTFKPESNNPFMDKGWSLAGNIGLDAKIGLASNFTVDLTVNPDFGQVEADPSVMNLTAFETFYGEKRPFFLEGKNIFSFDFDNSSLFYSRRIGHTPSFRPSLSNDEFMKYPDNTSILGATKVSGKTAKGLSIGMLQCLTASEYARIDSLGKRKNMNVEPLTNYSLVRVQQDFKQGNTVLGGIFTSTNRFINTPQLQFMNRNAYTGGIDLLHQWRDKEYYLDAKLVASSITGSHEAMDNLQQSSARYYQRPDISYVQLDTTGNRLSGYGGDVRIGKGSKGFWRYSTELIWRSPGLDLNDMGFMQMADVIKQKNSVYCFVNKQVSIFRTYNVSLSETNNWDFGLNYLSSNTNLGAYFEFLNKWAVNASASYTTPSLDTRILRGGSAMLLPNAWYENLYVRTDPSLKFCFELNTELSTSGYGSARYYSVQPSLKYTPINTLKLSTSFNYSGNQNDLQYIETANGDNDPKYILGKIDQQTLGVTFRVDYNITPELSIQYYGSPFATVGKYSDFKRVTDPKASNYTDRFAGLAPTLNSSNTYEVSENNNNYNFGNPNFNFTQFRSNLVFRWEFLPGSQFYLVWSQDRTAFSQPGSQSLNDGMSSIKGIFPNNIFLAKFNYWFSI; encoded by the coding sequence ATGAAAAACGCGATGAGTAACCGATTATTACAAGGTGGTCAATTTCAGGATAAAACAAGAATTGCCATTGTAACTAAAAAAATTTTTGGCATACAATTTCTATTTGTATTGTTGTGTATTTTTCTGATTCCGTTCTGTTTGACTGCACAGGAAGAGCCCATTCAGGTGGGGAATGATAGTCTAAAAAATGCTACAAAAAAACTATTACGGATTTATCATACCAGCAGGTTATCTGTTGAAAAACCGATAATAGATGGAAAATTGGACGATACTTGCTGGAAAACAGGTGAATGGACCGGCGATTATACCCAATGGATTCCGAACGAAGGTGCTAAACCATCGCAACCAACGAAAATAAAAATCCTTTACGACGACAAAAATATATATGTTGCCATTCGGGCTTTCGACAGCATACCTGAAAAAATAAGCCGCAAAGCCGGAAGGCGTGATGAGTTTACGGGTGATATGGTAGGCATTGCTTTTGATAGTTATCACGATCGCCGTACCGGGTTTGAATTTGATGTTTCGGCTGCAGGACAAAAAATTGATTTGTTGTTGACTAACCCACAGAATGCCGATTTAAACTGGAATGCGGTATGGAGTGCAAAAACTGCCCAGGAGGGTTCGGCTTGGACGGCAGAGTTTGAAATTCCATTGAGCCAGCTTCGTTACAGCAATGATTCCGAGCAGGTTTGGGGGCTTCATGCCTGGCGTTGGATTAATCGTTATCAAGAAGAAAGCGATTGGGAGTTGCAATCAAGCACTAGTCCGGGGATATTGTACCTATTTGGCGAACTTCACGGAATTAAAGATCTGCCGAAATCCCGTAGAATTGAAATTATGCCATACCTATCAGGCAAGTTCAATACTTTTAAACCTGAGTCGAACAATCCATTTATGGACAAAGGCTGGAGTTTAGCCGGGAATATTGGTTTGGACGCAAAAATTGGTCTGGCAAGCAATTTTACAGTCGATTTGACGGTAAATCCCGACTTCGGTCAAGTAGAGGCAGACCCATCTGTGATGAACCTTACTGCTTTCGAAACTTTTTATGGTGAGAAACGCCCTTTTTTCCTTGAAGGGAAAAATATTTTTAGTTTTGATTTTGATAATTCAAGCCTGTTTTATAGTCGAAGAATAGGGCATACACCCTCATTTCGCCCTTCTCTGTCTAATGACGAGTTTATGAAATATCCCGACAATACTTCTATACTTGGAGCGACAAAAGTAAGTGGAAAAACGGCCAAAGGACTTTCAATCGGGATGTTGCAATGTCTAACTGCGTCTGAATATGCCCGGATTGATTCATTGGGAAAAAGAAAGAACATGAATGTGGAGCCGCTTACAAATTATTCATTGGTCAGGGTTCAGCAGGATTTTAAACAGGGAAATACTGTACTTGGAGGAATATTTACTTCAACCAACCGGTTTATAAATACTCCGCAACTGCAATTCATGAACAGGAATGCCTATACAGGAGGGATTGATTTGCTGCATCAATGGCGGGATAAGGAATATTATTTAGATGCAAAACTAGTAGCAAGCAGCATTACCGGAAGCCATGAAGCCATGGATAACCTTCAGCAATCTTCGGCACGTTACTACCAACGGCCGGACATAAGTTATGTCCAGCTTGATACTACCGGCAACCGGTTATCCGGCTATGGTGGAGATGTCCGGATTGGGAAAGGCAGCAAAGGATTTTGGCGTTATTCTACCGAACTGATATGGCGTTCGCCGGGACTCGACCTCAATGACATGGGATTTATGCAAATGGCTGATGTGATAAAACAAAAAAACTCGGTTTATTGCTTTGTAAATAAACAGGTTTCTATATTTCGTACCTATAATGTTTCATTGTCGGAAACGAACAATTGGGATTTTGGACTAAATTATTTATCATCAAACACAAATCTTGGAGCTTACTTCGAGTTTTTAAATAAATGGGCTGTCAATGCTTCGGCCAGCTATACGACACCATCGCTTGATACACGGATTTTGCGTGGTGGCAGTGCTATGTTGCTGCCTAATGCTTGGTACGAAAACCTATATGTAAGGACAGATCCTTCATTGAAATTTTGTTTTGAGTTAAACACGGAACTTTCTACTTCAGGGTATGGCAGCGCCCGGTATTATTCAGTTCAACCAAGTTTAAAGTACACACCCATAAATACGTTGAAACTTTCCACAAGTTTTAATTATTCAGGTAATCAGAATGATCTTCAGTATATTGAAACTGCTAATGGCGATAATGATCCAAAATATATTCTAGGAAAAATCGACCAGCAAACATTAGGTGTTACTTTCAGGGTGGATTATAACATTACGCCGGAATTGTCGATTCAGTATTATGGCAGCCCGTTTGCAACAGTAGGTAAATACTCGGACTTTAAAAGGGTGACCGATCCAAAAGCAAGTAATTACACGGATCGTTTTGCCGGATTGGCTCCAACATTGAATAGCAGTAATACATACGAAGTTTCGGAGAACAACAATAATTATAACTTCGGGAATCCCAATTTTAATTTTACCCAGTTCCGTTCCAACTTGGTTTTCAGGTGGGAATTCCTTCCGGGGTCGCAGTTTTATCTGGTCTGGTCGCAGGATAGGACTGCCTTTTCCCAACCCGGCAGCCAGAGCCTGAATGATGGTATGAGCAGTATTAAAGGGATATTTCCGAATAATATTTTTCTTGCTAAATTTAATTATTGGTTTTCAATCTAA
- a CDS encoding DUF418 domain-containing protein, with protein MNELKMNSSAYRITVVDALRGFAIMAIMLLHNIEHFNYYYLPDNLPSWMKTLDKHVWDTMFALFSGKAYAIFAVLFGFTFFIMDSKQQNQGNPFVGRFMWRMLLLLGFGLFNSMFYSGDVLAIYAILGFSLVLVSRLKNTSVLIIAFLLLLQPLEIGRFIYMILNPQYNPGNPLSWQYFGQASAYLSSNSFLDTAWGNITNGRWADILWSWENGRFFQIPALFMIGMVLGRTRKFEINTTNGKFWLKILVISSIIGVVFIFGAKSMPDLIKGDILLNQANLVVQTWNNFIFTFVWISAFVLLYSTKLIHKLLSHFEVFGKMSLTNYVMQSMMGCFVYNGCGLALYQYTGASLSLLVGVVLFVVQFTFCKWWLKKHKQGPLEKLWHDLTWIDIKKVGVTKALG; from the coding sequence ATGAATGAGCTTAAAATGAACTCAAGTGCTTATCGAATCACGGTAGTTGATGCCTTGAGGGGATTTGCCATCATGGCAATAATGTTACTGCATAATATTGAACATTTTAACTATTATTATTTACCCGATAATCTGCCATCATGGATGAAAACCCTTGATAAACATGTTTGGGACACAATGTTTGCCCTTTTTTCGGGCAAGGCTTACGCAATTTTTGCTGTTTTGTTTGGTTTTACCTTTTTTATAATGGATAGTAAGCAACAAAATCAGGGTAATCCTTTTGTTGGGCGATTTATGTGGCGCATGCTTCTATTATTAGGTTTTGGCTTATTCAACTCCATGTTCTATTCGGGTGATGTTTTGGCAATTTATGCGATACTTGGGTTTTCTCTGGTTTTGGTAAGTCGTTTGAAAAATACTTCAGTACTTATTATTGCTTTCTTGTTATTATTGCAGCCTCTTGAAATTGGTCGCTTCATTTACATGATATTGAATCCACAGTATAATCCAGGGAACCCCTTATCTTGGCAATACTTCGGACAGGCATCCGCTTACCTGAGTAGTAACTCTTTTCTCGATACAGCTTGGGGGAATATAACTAACGGGCGATGGGCCGATATTTTGTGGTCTTGGGAAAATGGCCGCTTTTTTCAAATTCCGGCTTTATTCATGATCGGGATGGTGTTGGGGCGTACACGAAAATTTGAGATAAATACAACAAATGGAAAATTTTGGCTAAAAATACTTGTCATTTCAAGTATTATAGGAGTTGTTTTCATTTTTGGAGCTAAATCAATGCCTGATTTGATTAAAGGGGACATACTTCTTAATCAGGCCAATTTGGTTGTTCAAACATGGAATAACTTCATTTTTACTTTTGTTTGGATTTCGGCTTTTGTATTGTTATACTCAACCAAATTGATTCATAAACTGCTATCTCATTTCGAAGTTTTTGGTAAAATGAGCCTCACCAACTATGTGATGCAATCAATGATGGGGTGCTTTGTTTACAATGGATGCGGATTAGCCTTATATCAGTATACCGGTGCAAGCCTTTCTCTATTGGTAGGCGTTGTATTGTTTGTAGTTCAATTCACTTTTTGCAAGTGGTGGTTAAAGAAACACAAGCAAGGACCTCTCGAAAAATTATGGCACGACCTGACATGGATAGATATTAAGAAAGTAGGGGTGACGAAAGCATTGGGTTGA
- a CDS encoding L-rhamnose mutarotase, with protein MQNSFKRYCKTMELRNDPLLIEAYKKAHTKEAAWPEITLGMKEVGIIDMEIYLLGTKLFMIMDTVADFDHDKAMVELALKPRQNEWEARMSQFQDSTAEATADQKWQLMDRIYKMN; from the coding sequence ATGCAAAATTCATTTAAACGTTACTGCAAAACCATGGAATTGCGTAATGACCCATTATTAATCGAAGCCTATAAAAAAGCGCACACCAAAGAAGCTGCGTGGCCTGAAATAACTCTGGGTATGAAAGAGGTCGGGATTATCGATATGGAAATCTATCTTCTTGGAACAAAACTTTTTATGATTATGGATACTGTAGCTGATTTTGATCATGATAAGGCGATGGTCGAATTGGCTCTAAAGCCGCGTCAAAATGAATGGGAAGCACGTATGTCTCAATTTCAGGACAGCACTGCCGAGGCAACCGCCGACCAGAAATGGCAATTGATGGATCGAATTTATAAAATGAATTAA